The stretch of DNA TGCAGCAGATCCACTTCAGTGTCCGCATTCACATTGATCTCCTTGGCCAGATTGATGTACTTGATGCTGTCCGCATTGGCGATGTAATTCTCATTAAGTTGATGCAGATCGGCCACCGCCTTGACCACCGTTGCACCCGGTGGTGTGTCCTTGAAGcgctccagctgccgctgctcccaGTTGCGTATCACAATGTCCGCATCCACCTTGAACGTGGACTTGGTGATGGCCACAATATCGATGGCCTTGATGTCCAGCACAGCATGACCGCCAATGCCCTCCGGCTGGAAGAACTTATTCTTGGGCGTCAGCGAGAGTATTTTGTAGTAGAATTCCCCGCGATTGAGCAGCAGGCTGCCGTCCGTCTCCTTGCCCTTGAACTGGTGATCCAAGACGAGCACCTTGTACATGGTGTCCTTGCCCAGCACAGACTTGATGTTCAGCAGAATGCCCAACTTGTTGTAGTGCTGGCCCTGCGTGACGACAAGCACGCGACCCACCTTCAGTTCCTTCTGGATTTTGGCCTGGGTAACGATGAATTTCTGCAAGGAACGAACTTTTGGcattaaaagagagagaagctaACTCTTGGGGCTAACCATAACACGATGCTTCTCCTTCCAGTAGTGTATGGACTTGTCGTAGAACTGAACCAGCGGCTGCAGATGCTCACCCAGGGCGGGCAGCATGGCGAACTTGTCCTCGGCAATgcgcagctgcttctgctgcgtgggcagctgcagcttctggtTGAACTCCTTGAAGCTGAACTGCATAATGTCCTCCACCTTGATGCTCTCGATGCGCAGGCAGGTGAGAATGACCGCGTACCGCAGGATAAACTGTGACTGCAGCTTCTCCGGCAGGCCGAGTATCATCGGACGCAGTTCCATCGAGGGCGGCACATTTCCCTTGCACAGCACAATCACGGTGCCGGTCTCATCGTGGCCACGGCGACCCGCACGTCCAGCCATCTGTATGTACTCGCCCGGCTTCAGATTGCGCACCTCCAGGCCGTCGAATTTCTTGTGCGAATCAAAGACCACCGTGCGGGCGGGCATGTTGACGCCCATCGAGAAGGTTTCCGTGGCAAAGAGCAGCTTGACGAGGCCATTCTGGAAAAGCATCTCTACAATCTCCTTGAGGATGGGCAGAATGCCGCTGTGATGCACACCAATGCCCCGCTCCAGGGCATCCTTGAGCACCATCACCTGGGGAATACTGCGATCCGGTGGCTTCAGCTTGGCCAAACACTGCAGAAAGAACTTTTGCACGGCgcccttctccttctccgtgTTGAGATCCACCGACTGGAGGGCGGCCACATTGCTGTCGCAACGATTGCGCGACAGGGTGAAGGCCACCACGGGCATCTTGTTGTTGCGCTTGAGGAAGTCAATCAGTCCAATCCACGTGTACTGCTCCTGCTTGGCATTCACATAGTTCTTGGCCCCACTGGCGCCTGCGCCGCCCTTCGATTTGCCCTGCATCTCCTTCTTGCGCTCCACGGCCTTCTCGTAGTTGCCCTGCAGATACTTCCCATTGGCATCGACCAGCAGAAAGATGTCGTCGCGACTCTTGCCACCCGCGCCCGTGTACAGAAAGTGCTGCAGCGGCACCGGGCGCTTCAGTGTGCTGATCACATAGACCTTGCGCTTCTTGGTGCTGCCCACCCAGTCGGCCAGCTCCATGGTGTTGGGCACTGTGGCGCTCAGCATGATGATGTTGACATGGTCGGGCAGGAGGATGATCACCTCCTCCCACACATGACCGCGCTCCGGGTTGTTAATGTAGTGCACCTCGTCGAAGATCACGTACTCCAGGTCGCGGGTGATGTCGCTGCCGCAGTAGAGCATCGAGCGCAGGATTTCGGTGGTCATGATCAGGCAGGAGGCGGTCGGCTCTATCTGCAGATCGCCCGTGATCAGGCCCACATCCTTGAAGGTCTTGCGAAAGTCGCGATACTTCTGGTTCGAGAGCGCCTTGATCGGGGACGTGTAAATGGTGCGCGTGAGAT from Drosophila subobscura isolate 14011-0131.10 chromosome O, UCBerk_Dsub_1.0, whole genome shotgun sequence encodes:
- the LOC117898562 gene encoding helicase SKI2W, whose translation is MSEISGEDNLEKLRGYILRPDIPIPQPDVLPRQIDPMRLLHVPKCPGSTKLEPRRDLSGEILEFVEVDLEDVGANANNSMSMQREPGLLEEATRGSHMNYPFWPGGFDEQRQQMAALDVDSFDFGDSLLTVPPGFATGHDFAQTQPGDGAPPMAATTVDLLDNLEQDLDVQEWMQMTRTENVPVKGPQVDLKFPSGSAEYQDVDDQIMKTDLKPVLNISTTAKTFSSDWAEMVDISQPISNFKEQIPCPAMDFPFELDVFQKQAILKLEQRQYVFVAAHTSAGKTVVAEYAIALSKRDLTRTIYTSPIKALSNQKYRDFRKTFKDVGLITGDLQIEPTASCLIMTTEILRSMLYCGSDITRDLEYVIFDEVHYINNPERGHVWEEVIILLPDHVNIIMLSATVPNTMELADWVGSTKKRKVYVISTLKRPVPLQHFLYTGAGGKSRDDIFLLVDANGKYLQGNYEKAVERKKEMQGKSKGGAGASGAKNYVNAKQEQYTWIGLIDFLKRNNKMPVVAFTLSRNRCDSNVAALQSVDLNTEKEKGAVQKFFLQCLAKLKPPDRSIPQVMVLKDALERGIGVHHSGILPILKEIVEMLFQNGLVKLLFATETFSMGVNMPARTVVFDSHKKFDGLEVRNLKPGEYIQMAGRAGRRGHDETGTVIVLCKGNVPPSMELRPMILGLPEKLQSQFILRYAVILTCLRIESIKVEDIMQFSFKEFNQKLQLPTQQKQLRIAEDKFAMLPALGEHLQPLVQFYDKSIHYWKEKHRVMKFIVTQAKIQKELKVGRVLVVTQGQHYNKLGILLNIKSVLGKDTMYKVLVLDHQFKGKETDGSLLLNRGEFYYKILSLTPKNKFFQPEGIGGHAVLDIKAIDIVAITKSTFKVDADIVIRNWEQRQLERFKDTPPGATVVKAVADLHQLNENYIANADSIKYINLAKEINVNADTEVDLLQSVEQLGRQVAELLPHTNIAGFEQEFAKVYERRMLEIHIEELRFKNSAKNLSLYPDYCNKLKVLHALNYIDEQNEVTLKGKVACEMGQNELLITELILCNMFNDLEPAEIAALLSGLVFQAKIQGEPSIPEPLKECVAAFEQISDKILAEEQRFQASTESESRLNFGLLEVVYEWARNKPFAEIMKLTEVQEGIIVRCIQQLDETLRDVKTAAIRIGNPGLQAKMEEASAAIKRDIVFTASLYTEL